The following proteins come from a genomic window of Streptococcus pneumoniae:
- the carB gene encoding carbamoyl-phosphate synthase large subunit: MPKRTDIQKIMVIGSGPIIIGQAAEFDYAGTQACLSLKEEGYEVVLVNSNPATIMTDKEIADKVYIEPITLEFVTRILRKERPDALLPTLGGQTGLNMAMELSKNGILDELSVELLGTKLSAIDQAEDRDLFKQLMEELEQPIPESEIVNTVEEAVAFAATIGYPVIVRPAFTLGGTGGGMCANEKELREITENGLKLSPVTQCLIERSIAGFKEIEYEVMRDSADNALVVCNMENFDPVGIHTGDSIVFAPAQTMSDYENQMLRDASLSIIRALKIEGGCNVQLALDPNSFKYYVIEVNPRVSRSSALASKATGYPIAKLAAKIAVGLTLDEVINPVTGSTYAMFEPALDYVVAKIPRFPFDKFEKGERRLGTQMKATGEVMAIGRNIEESLLKACRSLEIGVHHNEIPELAAVSDDALIEKVVKAQDDRLFYVSEAIRRGYTPEEIAELTKIDIFYLDKLLHIFEIEQELGAHPQDLEVLKTAKLNGFSDRKIAELWGTTDDKVRQLRLENKIVPVYKMVDTCAAEFDSETPYFYSTYGWENESIRSDKESVLVLGSGPIRIGQGVEFDYATVHSVKAIQAAGYEAIIMNSNPETVSTDFSVSDKLYFEPLTFEDVMNVIDLEQPKGVIVQFGGQTAINLAEPLAKAGVTILGTQVADLDRAEDRDLFEQALKELDIPQPPGQTATNEEEAVLAARKIGFPVLVRPSYVLGGRAMEIVENEEDLRSYMRTAVKASPDHPVLVDSYIVGQECEVDAISDGKNVLIPGIMEHIERAGVHSGDSMAVYPPQTLSQKVQETIADYTKRLAIGLHCLGMMNIQFVIKDEKVYVIEVNPRASRTVPFLSKVTNIPMAQVATKLILGQSLSELGYQNGLYPESTRVHIKAPVFSFTKLAKVDSLLGPEMKSTGEVMGSDATLEKALYKAFEASYLHLPTFGNVVFTIADDAKEEALNLARRFQNIGYGILATEGTAAFFASHGLQAQPVGKIGDDDKDIPSFVRKGRIQAIINTVGTKRTADEDGEQIRRSAIEHGVPLFTALDTANAMLKVLESRSFVTEAI; this comes from the coding sequence ATGCCTAAACGTACTGATATTCAAAAAATTATGGTGATTGGTTCTGGTCCGATTATTATTGGTCAGGCTGCTGAGTTTGACTATGCTGGGACCCAGGCTTGCTTGTCGTTGAAAGAGGAAGGTTATGAGGTTGTTTTGGTTAACTCAAATCCTGCAACCATCATGACGGACAAGGAAATTGCTGACAAGGTTTACATTGAACCGATTACACTTGAGTTTGTGACACGTATTCTTCGTAAGGAACGTCCAGATGCCTTGCTACCAACACTCGGTGGTCAGACAGGTCTCAACATGGCCATGGAATTGTCTAAAAATGGTATCTTAGATGAGCTTAGCGTTGAACTTCTGGGTACTAAATTGTCTGCCATTGACCAAGCGGAGGACCGTGACCTCTTTAAACAATTGATGGAAGAGCTTGAGCAACCCATTCCAGAATCTGAAATTGTTAACACAGTAGAAGAAGCAGTTGCCTTTGCAGCGACAATTGGCTACCCAGTCATCGTTCGTCCAGCCTTTACCCTTGGTGGTACTGGTGGTGGTATGTGTGCCAACGAGAAAGAATTGCGTGAAATCACTGAAAATGGTTTGAAATTGTCACCTGTTACCCAATGTTTGATTGAGCGTTCGATTGCTGGTTTCAAGGAAATTGAATACGAAGTGATGCGTGACTCAGCTGACAATGCCTTGGTTGTTTGTAACATGGAAAACTTTGACCCAGTTGGGATTCACACGGGGGATTCCATTGTATTTGCCCCTGCGCAAACCATGTCAGACTATGAAAACCAAATGCTTCGTGATGCGAGCTTGAGCATTATTCGTGCCCTCAAGATTGAAGGTGGATGTAATGTTCAGCTAGCTCTTGATCCTAACAGCTTCAAGTATTATGTTATCGAAGTAAACCCTCGTGTATCACGTTCGTCAGCCCTTGCTTCTAAAGCGACAGGATATCCGATTGCTAAGTTGGCTGCCAAGATTGCAGTAGGTTTGACCTTGGATGAGGTTATAAACCCAGTTACAGGTTCAACCTATGCCATGTTTGAACCAGCCCTTGACTACGTAGTTGCTAAGATTCCACGTTTCCCATTTGACAAGTTTGAAAAGGGTGAACGCCGTCTCGGTACACAAATGAAGGCGACTGGAGAAGTCATGGCAATCGGTCGTAACATCGAGGAATCTCTTCTCAAGGCCTGCCGCTCCCTTGAAATTGGGGTGCACCACAATGAAATACCTGAACTTGCAGCAGTTTCTGATGATGCCTTGATTGAAAAGGTTGTCAAAGCCCAAGATGACCGTCTCTTCTACGTATCAGAAGCAATTCGTCGTGGCTACACACCTGAAGAAATTGCAGAGCTTACAAAAATTGATATCTTCTATCTTGATAAACTCTTGCATATCTTTGAAATTGAGCAAGAATTGGGTGCTCATCCACAAGATCTAGAAGTTTTGAAAACAGCCAAACTTAATGGTTTTTCAGACCGTAAGATTGCTGAACTCTGGGGAACGACTGATGATAAAGTTCGCCAACTTCGCTTGGAAAACAAGATTGTTCCAGTTTATAAGATGGTAGACACTTGTGCGGCAGAGTTCGACTCCGAAACGCCATATTTCTATTCAACCTATGGTTGGGAAAATGAATCTATCAGATCTGATAAAGAATCTGTACTTGTCCTAGGTTCAGGTCCAATCCGTATCGGTCAAGGGGTTGAGTTTGACTACGCAACCGTTCACTCTGTTAAGGCTATCCAGGCAGCTGGTTATGAAGCTATCATCATGAACTCAAACCCAGAGACCGTTTCAACAGACTTCTCTGTATCAGATAAGCTTTACTTTGAGCCATTGACATTCGAAGATGTTATGAACGTCATTGACTTGGAACAACCAAAGGGAGTTATCGTTCAGTTCGGTGGTCAAACAGCCATCAACCTTGCGGAGCCATTGGCAAAAGCAGGTGTGACCATCCTTGGTACACAGGTTGCTGACCTAGACCGTGCCGAAGACCGTGACCTCTTCGAGCAAGCTCTCAAAGAATTGGATATTCCACAGCCACCAGGACAAACGGCTACCAATGAAGAAGAAGCAGTTCTTGCAGCTCGTAAGATTGGCTTCCCAGTTCTTGTCCGCCCATCTTATGTACTTGGTGGACGTGCCATGGAAATCGTTGAAAACGAAGAAGACCTTCGTTCTTACATGCGAACTGCTGTTAAGGCTAGTCCAGACCATCCAGTTCTTGTCGACTCTTATATCGTTGGGCAAGAGTGCGAAGTTGATGCCATTTCAGATGGTAAAAATGTACTCATTCCTGGTATCATGGAGCATATCGAACGTGCTGGTGTCCACTCAGGTGACTCAATGGCTGTTTACCCACCACAAACCTTGTCGCAAAAGGTTCAGGAGACCATCGCAGACTACACCAAACGCTTAGCAATCGGTCTTCACTGCCTTGGAATGATGAACATCCAGTTTGTTATCAAGGATGAAAAAGTCTACGTTATTGAGGTCAATCCACGTGCCAGCCGTACCGTTCCATTCCTATCTAAGGTAACCAATATTCCTATGGCTCAAGTAGCGACCAAGCTCATTCTTGGTCAAAGTTTATCAGAACTTGGCTACCAAAATGGACTTTACCCTGAAAGCACCCGTGTTCATATCAAGGCACCTGTCTTCTCCTTTACCAAACTAGCTAAGGTAGACAGCTTGCTCGGTCCTGAAATGAAGTCAACAGGTGAAGTTATGGGTTCTGATGCTACTTTGGAAAAAGCTCTCTATAAAGCCTTTGAAGCTTCTTATCTACACTTGCCAACTTTTGGTAATGTCGTCTTTACCATCGCTGATGATGCCAAAGAAGAAGCCTTGAACTTGGCTCGTCGTTTCCAAAACATTGGTTATGGAATCCTTGCGACAGAAGGGACAGCAGCCTTCTTTGCTAGTCATGGCTTGCAAGCCCAACCTGTTGGTAAGATTGGTGATGACGATAAGGATATCCCAAGTTTTGTACGCAAAGGAAGAATTCAAGCTATCATTAACACAGTAGGAACAAAACGAACTGCTGACGAAGATGGTGAGCAAATTCGTCGTTCAGCCATTGAACACGGGGTGCCCCTCTTCACAGCGCTAGATACAGCTAATGCCATGCTTAAGGTACTTGAAAGTCGTAGCTTTGTTACAGAAGCGATTTAA
- a CDS encoding LicD family protein translates to MKQLTVENAKQIELEILDYIDTLCKKHNINYIINYGTLIGAVRHEGFIPWDDDIDLSMPREDYQRFINIFQKEKSKYKLISLETDKNYFNNFIKITDSTTKIIDTRNTKTYESGIFIDIFPIDRFDDPKVIDTCYKLESFKLLSFSKHKNIVYKDSLLKDWIRTAFWLLLRPVSPRYFANKIEKEIQKYSRENGQYMAFIPSKFKEKEVFPSGTFDKTIDLPFENLSLPAPEKFDTILTQFYGDYMTLPPEEKRFYSHEFHAYKLED, encoded by the coding sequence ATGAAACAACTAACCGTTGAAAATGCCAAACAAATTGAATTAGAAATTTTGGATTATATTGATACTCTCTGTAAAAAGCACAATATCAACTATATTATTAACTACGGTACTCTGATTGGGGCGGTTCGACATGAGGGCTTTATCCCTTGGGACGACGATATTGATTTATCCATGCCTAGAGAAGACTACCAACGATTTATTAACATTTTTCAAAAGGAAAAAAGCAAGTATAAGCTCATATCCTTAGAAACTGATAAAAACTACTTTAACAACTTTATCAAGATAACCGACAGTACGACTAAAATTATTGATACTCGAAATACAAAAACCTATGAGTCTGGTATCTTTATCGATATTTTCCCTATAGATCGCTTTGATGATCCTAAGGTCATTGATACTTGTTATAAACTGGAAAGCTTCAAACTGCTGTCTTTCAGTAAACATAAAAATATTGTCTATAAGGATAGCCTTTTAAAAGATTGGATACGAACAGCCTTTTGGTTGCTCCTTCGACCGGTTTCTCCTCGTTATTTTGCAAATAAAATCGAGAAAGAAATTCAAAAATATAGTCGTGAAAATGGGCAGTATATGGCTTTTATCCCTTCAAAATTTAAGGAAAAGGAAGTCTTCCCAAGTGGTACCTTTGATAAAACAATCGATTTACCCTTTGAGAATTTAAGCCTTCCTGCACCTGAAAAATTTGATACTATTTTGACACAATTTTATGGAGATTATATGACCCTACCACCAGAAGAAAAACGCTTCTACAGTCATGAATTTCACGCTTATAAATTGGAGGATTAG
- the tacF gene encoding type IV teichoic acid flippase TacF yields the protein MKSIKLNALSYMGIRVLNIIFPILTGTYVARVLDRTDYGYFNSVDTILSFFLPFATYGVYNYGLRAISNVKDNKKDLNRTFSSLFYLCIACTILTTAVYILAYPLFFTDNPIIKKVYLVMGIQLIAQIFSIEWVNEALENYSFLFYKTAFIRILMLVSIFLFVKNEHDIVVYTLVMSLSTLINYLISYFWIKRDIKLVKIHLSDFKPLFLPLTAMLVFANANMLFTFLDRLFLVKTGIDVNVSYYTIAQRIVTVIAGVVTGAIGVSVPRLSYYLGKGDKEAYVSLVNRGSRIFNFFIIPLSFGLMVLGPNAILLYGSEKYIGGGILTSLFAFRTIILALDTILGSQILFTNGYEKRITVYTVFAGLLNLGLNSLLFFNHIVAPEYYLLTTMLSEASLLVFYIIFIHRKQLIHLGHIFSYTVRYSLFSLSFVAIYFLINFVYPVDMVINLPFLINTGLIVLLSAISYISLLVFTKDSIFYEFLNHVLALKNKFKKS from the coding sequence ATGAAAAGTATAAAATTAAATGCTCTATCTTACATGGGAATTCGTGTCTTGAATATTATTTTTCCCATCCTAACTGGAACCTATGTCGCGCGTGTCTTGGACCGAACTGACTATGGTTACTTCAACTCAGTCGACACTATTTTGTCATTTTTCTTGCCCTTTGCAACTTATGGTGTCTATAACTACGGTTTAAGGGCTATCAGTAATGTCAAGGATAACAAAAAAGATCTTAACAGAACCTTTTCTAGTCTTTTTTATTTGTGCATCGCTTGTACGATTTTGACCACTGCTGTCTATATCCTAGCCTATCCTCTCTTCTTTACTGATAATCCAATCATCAAAAAGGTCTACCTTGTTATGGGGATTCAACTCATTGCCCAGATTTTTTCAATCGAATGGGTCAATGAAGCTCTGGAAAATTACAGTTTTCTCTTTTACAAAACTGCCTTCATCCGTATCCTGATGCTGGTCTCTATTTTCTTATTTGTTAAAAATGAACACGATATTGTTGTCTATACACTTGTGATGAGTTTATCGACGCTGATTAACTACCTGATTAGTTATTTTTGGATTAAAAGAGACATCAAACTTGTTAAGATTCACCTAAGTGATTTTAAACCACTCTTTCTCCCTCTGACAGCCATGTTAGTCTTTGCCAATGCCAATATGCTCTTCACTTTTTTAGATCGCCTCTTCCTCGTTAAAACAGGGATTGATGTCAACGTTAGTTACTATACCATAGCTCAGCGAATCGTGACCGTTATAGCTGGGGTTGTAACAGGTGCAATTGGAGTGAGTGTGCCTCGTCTCAGTTACTATCTGGGGAAAGGAGACAAAGAAGCCTATGTTTCTCTGGTTAATAGAGGTAGTCGAATCTTTAACTTCTTTATCATTCCACTGAGTTTTGGACTCATGGTTTTAGGACCAAATGCCATCCTACTTTACGGTAGTGAAAAATATATCGGAGGCGGCATCTTGACCTCTCTCTTCGCTTTTCGTACGATTATCCTGGCTTTAGATACCATTCTTGGTTCCCAAATTCTCTTTACCAATGGCTATGAAAAACGTATCACAGTCTATACAGTCTTTGCTGGGCTACTCAATTTGGGCTTGAATAGTCTCCTCTTTTTCAACCATATCGTGGCTCCCGAATACTACTTACTGACAACTATGTTATCAGAGGCTTCTCTACTTGTTTTCTATATCATTTTCATCCATAGAAAACAACTCATCCACTTGGGACATATCTTTAGCTATACTGTTCGATACTCTCTCTTTTCACTTTCCTTTGTAGCAATTTATTTCCTGATTAATTTCGTGTATCCTGTGGATATGGTCATTAATTTGCCATTTTTGATTAATACTGGTTTGATTGTCTTGTTATCAGCTATCTCTTATATTAGTCTACTTGTCTTCACAAAAGATAGCATTTTCTATGAATTTTTAAACCATGTCCTAGCCTTAAAAAATAAATTCAAAAAATCATAG
- a CDS encoding IspD/TarI family cytidylyltransferase produces the protein MIYAGILAGGTGTRMGISNLPKQFLELGNRPILIHTIEKFVLEPSIEKIVVGVHGDWVSHAEDLVDKYLPLYKERIIITKGGADRNTSIKKIIEAIDAYRPLTPEDIVVTHDSVRPFITLRMIQDNIQLAQNHDAVDTVVEAVDTIVESTNGQFITDIPNRAHLYQGQTPQTFRCKDFMDLYGSLSDEEKEILTDACKIFVIKGKDVALAKGEYSNLKITTVTDLKIAKSMIEKD, from the coding sequence ATGATTTATGCAGGAATTCTTGCCGGTGGAACTGGCACACGCATGGGGATCAGTAACTTGCCAAAACAATTTTTAGAGCTAGGTAATCGACCTATTTTGATTCATACAATTGAAAAATTTGTCTTGGAGCCAAGTATTGAAAAAATTGTAGTTGGTGTTCATGGAGACTGGGTTTCTCATGCAGAAGATCTTGTAGATAAATATCTTCCTCTTTATAAGGAACGTATCATAATTACAAAGGGTGGTGCTGACCGCAATACAAGTATTAAGAAAATCATTGAAGCCATTGATGCTTATCGTCCGCTTACTCCAGAGGATATCGTTGTTACCCACGATTCTGTTCGTCCATTTATTACACTTCGCATGATTCAGGACAATATCCAACTTGCCCAAAATCATGACGCAGTGGACACAGTGGTAGAAGCGGTTGATACTATCGTTGAAAGTACCAATGGTCAATTTATTACAGATATTCCAAATCGTGCTCACCTTTATCAAGGACAAACACCTCAAACATTCCGTTGCAAGGACTTCATGGACCTTTATGGATCTCTTTCTGATGAAGAGAAGGAAATCTTGACAGATGCATGTAAAATCTTTGTGATCAAAGGAAAAGATGTGGCCTTGGCCAAAGGTGAATACTCAAATCTGAAGATTACAACCGTAACAGATTTGAAGATTGCAAAAAGTATGATTGAGAAAGACTAG
- a CDS encoding ribitol-5-phosphate dehydrogenase produces MINQIYQLTKPKFINVKYQEEAIDQENHILIRPNYMAVCHADQRYYQGKRDPKILNKKLPMAMIHESCGTVISDPTGTYEVGQKVVMIPNQSPMQSDEEFYENYMTGTHFLSSGFDGFMREFVSLPKDRVVAYDAIEDTVAAITEFVSVGMHAMNRLLTLAHSKRERIAVIGDGSLAFVVANIINYTLPEAEIVVIGRHWEKLELFSFAKECYITDNIPEELAFDHAFECCGGDGTGPAINDLIRYIRPQGTILMMGVSEYKVNLNTRDALEKGLILVGSSRSGRIDFKNAIQMMEVKKFANRLKNILYLEEPVREIKDIHRVFATDLNTAFKTVFKWEV; encoded by the coding sequence ATGATTAATCAAATTTATCAACTAACTAAGCCTAAGTTTATCAATGTCAAATATCAGGAAGAGGCTATTGACCAAGAGAATCATATCCTTATCCGTCCCAACTACATGGCTGTCTGTCATGCGGATCAGCGTTACTATCAGGGAAAACGTGATCCCAAGATTTTGAATAAAAAGCTTCCAATGGCAATGATTCACGAGTCATGTGGAACCGTCATTTCTGACCCGACCGGAACCTACGAGGTTGGTCAAAAAGTTGTCATGATTCCCAATCAGTCTCCTATGCAGAGTGATGAAGAATTCTATGAAAACTACATGACAGGGACCCATTTCTTGTCTAGTGGATTTGATGGCTTTATGAGAGAGTTTGTTTCTCTCCCTAAAGATCGTGTGGTGGCTTATGATGCTATTGAAGATACGGTTGCAGCCATTACAGAGTTTGTCAGTGTGGGCATGCACGCTATGAATCGTCTATTGACTCTTGCTCATAGCAAGCGGGAGCGGATCGCCGTTATTGGAGATGGAAGTTTAGCTTTTGTGGTTGCCAATATTATCAACTATACTTTGCCAGAAGCAGAGATTGTGGTTATTGGTCGTCATTGGGAAAAGTTGGAACTCTTCTCATTTGCCAAAGAATGCTATATTACGGATAATATTCCTGAAGAGTTGGCCTTTGACCATGCTTTTGAATGTTGTGGTGGTGATGGTACTGGACCAGCTATTAATGACTTGATTCGCTACATTCGTCCTCAGGGAACGATTCTCATGATGGGAGTTAGCGAATATAAAGTCAATCTCAATACTCGCGATGCCTTAGAAAAGGGCTTGATTTTGGTTGGGTCATCTCGTTCTGGTCGCATTGATTTTAAAAATGCTATCCAAATGATGGAAGTCAAGAAATTTGCCAATCGTCTTAAAAATATCCTTTATCTAGAAGAACCTGTAAGAGAAATTAAAGATATTCATCGTGTCTTTGCAACCGATTTAAACACAGCCTTTAAAACAGTGTTTAAGTGGGAAGTATAA
- the licA gene encoding choline kinase LicA: protein MEKIIKEKISSLLSQEEEVLNVEQLGGMTNQNYLAKTTNKQYIVKFFGKGTEKLINRQDEKYNLELLKDLGLDVKNYLFDIEAGIKVNEYIESAITLDSTSIKTKFDKITPILQTIHTSAKELRGEFAPFEEIKKYESLIEEQIPYANYESVRNAVFSLEKRLADLGVDRKSCHIDLVPENFIESPQGRLYLIDWEYSSMNDPMWDLAALFLESEFTSQEEETFLSHYESDQTPVSHEKIAIYKILQDTIWSLWTVYKEEQGEDFGDYGVNRYQRAIKGLASYGGSDEK from the coding sequence GTGGAGAAAATCATTAAAGAAAAAATTTCTTCCTTACTTAGTCAAGAAGAGGAAGTCCTCAATGTTGAACAACTGGGTGGAATGACCAATCAAAACTATTTGGCCAAAACAACAAATAAGCAATACATTGTTAAATTCTTTGGTAAAGGGACAGAAAAGCTTATCAATCGACAAGATGAAAAGTACAATCTTGAACTACTAAAGGATTTAGGCTTAGATGTAAAAAATTATCTTTTTGATATTGAAGCTGGTATCAAAGTAAATGAGTATATCGAATCTGCGATTACGCTTGATTCAACGTCAATCAAGACCAAGTTCGACAAAATTACTCCAATATTACAAACTATTCATACGTCTGCTAAGGAATTAAGAGGAGAATTTGCTCCTTTTGAAGAAATCAAAAAATACGAATCCTTGATTGAAGAACAAATTCCTTATGCCAACTATGAATCTGTTAGAAATGCAGTCTTCTCCTTAGAGAAAAGACTGGCTGACTTAGGTGTTGACAGAAAATCTTGTCATATCGATTTGGTGCCTGAAAACTTTATCGAATCACCTCAAGGACGACTTTATTTGATTGACTGGGAATATTCATCAATGAATGATCCAATGTGGGATTTGGCTGCCCTCTTTTTAGAGTCTGAATTCACTTCCCAAGAGGAAGAAACTTTCTTATCTCACTATGAGAGTGACCAAACACCGGTTTCTCATGAAAAGATTGCTATTTATAAAATTTTACAAGATACTATTTGGAGTCTATGGACTGTCTATAAGGAAGAGCAAGGTGAAGATTTTGGTGACTATGGTGTGAATCGTTACCAAAGAGCTATTAAAGGTTTGGCTTCTTATGGAGGTTCAGATGAAAAGTAA
- a CDS encoding DMT family transporter, with product MKSKNGVPFGLLSGIFWGLGLTVSAYIFSIFTDLSPFVVAATHDFLSIFILLAFLLVKEGKVRLSIFLNIRNVSVIIGALLAGPIGMQANLYAVKYIGSSLASSVSAIYPAISVLLAFFFLKHKISKNTVFGIVLIIGGIIAQTYKVEQVNSFYIGILCALVCAIAWGSESVLSSFAMESELSEIEALLIRQVTSFLSYLVIVLFSHQSFVAVANGQLLGLMIVFVAFDMISYLAYYIAINRLQPAKATGLNVSYVVWTVLFAALFLGTSLDMLTIMTSLVVIAGVYIIIKE from the coding sequence ATGAAAAGTAAAAACGGAGTTCCTTTTGGCCTTCTCTCAGGTATTTTCTGGGGCTTGGGTCTAACGGTTAGTGCTTATATCTTTTCGATTTTTACAGATTTGTCACCCTTTGTGGTGGCTGCAACTCATGATTTTTTGAGCATCTTTATCTTACTAGCTTTTCTCTTGGTAAAAGAAGGGAAAGTTCGCCTCTCAATTTTCTTAAATATTCGCAATGTCAGTGTTATCATAGGAGCCTTGCTAGCAGGCCCTATCGGTATGCAGGCCAATCTTTATGCAGTTAAGTATATCGGAAGTTCTTTAGCTTCATCTGTATCGGCTATTTACCCTGCGATTTCAGTTCTATTGGCTTTCTTCTTTTTGAAGCACAAGATTTCGAAAAATACTGTATTTGGGATTGTCTTGATTATTGGAGGGATTATTGCCCAGACCTATAAGGTTGAACAGGTTAATTCTTTCTACATTGGGATTCTTTGTGCTTTGGTTTGTGCTATTGCATGGGGAAGTGAGAGTGTTCTTAGCTCTTTTGCCATGGAAAGTGAATTGAGTGAAATCGAAGCCCTCTTAATCCGTCAAGTAACTTCGTTCTTGTCCTATCTTGTGATTGTGCTCTTCTCTCATCAGTCATTTGTTGCAGTAGCCAATGGACAATTGCTAGGTCTCATGATTGTCTTTGTAGCCTTTGATATGATTTCCTATTTGGCTTATTATATCGCTATCAATCGCTTGCAACCAGCCAAGGCTACAGGCTTGAACGTGAGCTATGTAGTATGGACTGTCTTGTTCGCAGCTCTTTTCTTGGGAACATCATTAGATATGCTGACCATTATGACGTCACTTGTCGTCATTGCTGGAGTTTATATTATTATTAAAGAATAA
- a CDS encoding sugar phosphate nucleotidyltransferase — MKAIILAAGLGTRLRPMTENTPKALVQVNQKPLIEYQIEFLKEKGINDIIIIVGYLKEQFDYLKEKYGVRLVFNDKYADYNNFYSLYLVKEELANSYVIDADNYLFKNMFRNDLTRSTYFSVYREDCTNEWFLVYGDDYKVQDIIVDSKAGRILSGVSFWDAPTAEKIVSFIDKAYASGEFVDLYWDNMVKDNIKELDVYVEELEGNSIYEIDSVQDYRKLEEILKNEN; from the coding sequence GTGAAAGCCATTATCTTAGCAGCGGGATTGGGAACTCGCTTGCGTCCTATGACTGAAAATACCCCTAAAGCCTTGGTTCAGGTTAATCAAAAACCTTTGATTGAATACCAAATTGAGTTTCTCAAAGAAAAAGGAATCAATGACATCATCATCATCGTTGGTTATCTTAAAGAACAATTCGATTATTTAAAAGAAAAATACGGTGTTCGCCTCGTTTTCAATGATAAATACGCTGACTACAATAACTTTTACTCTCTCTATCTTGTAAAAGAAGAATTGGCCAACAGCTATGTTATTGATGCTGACAATTATCTCTTTAAAAATATGTTCCGCAATGATTTGACACGTTCGACTTATTTTAGTGTTTATCGTGAAGATTGTACCAACGAATGGTTCTTGGTCTATGGAGATGACTACAAGGTTCAAGACATTATTGTTGATAGCAAGGCAGGTCGCATCCTTAGTGGTGTATCCTTCTGGGATGCTCCAACTGCAGAAAAGATTGTCAGCTTTATCGACAAGGCTTATGCAAGTGGTGAATTTGTTGATCTCTACTGGGACAATATGGTTAAGGATAATATCAAAGAGCTAGATGTCTATGTTGAAGAATTAGAAGGCAATAGCATTTATGAGATCGATAGTGTCCAAGACTATCGTAAATTAGAAGAAATTCTTAAAAACGAAAATTAA
- the dprA gene encoding DNA-processing protein DprA has protein sequence MKITNYEIYKLKKSGLTNQQILKVLEYGENVDQELLLGDIADISGCRNPAVFMERYFQIDDAHLSKEFQKFPSFSILDDCYPWDLSEIYDAPVLLFYKGNLDLLKFPKVAVVGSRACSKQGAKSVEKVIQGLENELVIVSGLAKGIDTAAHMAALQNGGKTIAVIGTGLDVFYPKANKRLQDYIGNDHLALSEYGPGEQPLKFHFPARNRIIAGLCRGVIVAEAKMRSGSLITCERAMEEGRDVFAIPGSILDGLSDGCHHLIQEGAKLVTSGQDVLAEFEF, from the coding sequence ATGAAAATCACAAACTATGAAATCTATAAGTTAAAAAAATCAGGTTTGACCAATCAACAGATTTTGAAAGTGCTAGAATACGGTGAAAATGTTGATCAGGAGCTTTTGTTGGGTGATATTGCAGATATCTCAGGTTGCCGTAATCCAGCCGTTTTTATGGAACGTTATTTTCAGATAGACGATGCGCATTTGTCGAAAGAGTTTCAAAAATTTCCATCTTTCTCTATTTTAGATGACTGTTATCCTTGGGATTTGAGTGAAATATATGATGCGCCTGTACTTTTATTTTACAAGGGAAATCTTGACCTCCTGAAATTCCCGAAGGTAGCGGTCGTGGGCAGTCGTGCTTGTAGCAAACAGGGAGCTAAGTCAGTTGAAAAAGTCATTCAAGGCTTGGAAAATGAACTGGTTATTGTCAGTGGTCTGGCCAAGGGCATTGACACAGCAGCTCATATGGCAGCTCTTCAGAATGGCGGAAAAACCATTGCAGTGATTGGAACAGGACTGGATGTGTTTTATCCTAAAGCCAACAAACGCTTGCAAGACTACATCGGCAATGACCATCTGGCTCTAAGTGAATATGGACCTGGCGAACAACCTCTGAAATTTCATTTTCCTGCCCGTAATCGCATCATTGCTGGACTTTGTCGTGGTGTGATTGTAGCAGAGGCTAAGATGCGTTCAGGTAGTCTCATTACCTGTGAGCGAGCAATGGAAGAAGGACGCGATGTCTTTGCTATTCCTGGTAGCATTTTAGATGGACTATCAGACGGTTGCCATCATTTGATTCAAGAAGGAGCAAAATTGGTCACCAGTGGGCAAGATGTTCTTGCGGAATTTGAATTTTAA